The following coding sequences lie in one Epinephelus lanceolatus isolate andai-2023 chromosome 24, ASM4190304v1, whole genome shotgun sequence genomic window:
- the LOC117249722 gene encoding ly6/PLAUR domain-containing protein 1-like produces MRLLVFATLFGVLLDAGDALQIQCYQCEEMKHNDCSTPEYIVNCTVNVQDMCQKEVLVKPDGIHYRKSCASSGACLIASSGYQQFCTGRLNSVCISCCNTPLCNGPRRKRPVPSAAATSGNQLLLLFLNSFLLLLTLLPVT; encoded by the exons ATGCGTCTTCTCGTTTTTGCGACTTTATTTGGAGTCCTTCTCGACGCAG GAGATGCCCTTCAGATCCAGTGCTACCAGTGTGAGGAGATGAAGCACAATGACTGCTCCACGCCGGAGTACATTGTCAACTGCACCGTCAACGTCCAGGACATGTGCCAGAAAGAGGTGCTGGTCAAACCTGATG GAATACATTATCGGAAGTCCTGTGCCTCCTCCGGGGCTTGCCTCATCGCCTCCTCCGGCTACCAACAGTTCTGCACTGGCAGGCTGAACTCAGTCTGCATCTCCTGCTGCAACACCCCGCTCTGCAACGGGCCCAGGAGGAAGCGTCCCGTCCCTTCTGCGGCGGCGACGTCCGGCAACCAGCTGCTTCTCCTCTTCCTAAactcctttctgctgctgctgacgcTCCTCCCTGTGACGTAG